From one Eulemur rufifrons isolate Redbay chromosome 23, OSU_ERuf_1, whole genome shotgun sequence genomic stretch:
- the MLYCD gene encoding malonyl-CoA decarboxylase, mitochondrial — MRGFGPGQTVRCLLSLRVSPRPPRPPGPRLSSGPAAASGALERAMDELLRRAVPPMPVYELREKTPAPAEGQCADFVSFYGGLAEVAERAELLGRLARGFGVDHGQVAEQSASVLQLRQQQREAAVLLQAEDRLRYALVPRYRGLFHHISKLDGGVRFLVRLRADLLEAQALRLVEGPDVREMNGVLKGMLSEWFSSGFLNLERVTWHSSCEVLQKVSESEAVHPVKSWMDMKRRVGPYRRCYFFSHCSTPGEPLIVLHVALTSDITSNIQAIVKECPPSETEEKNRIAAAIFYSISLAQQGLQGVELGTFLVKRVIKELQKDFPHLGTFSSLSPIPGFTKWLLGLLNSQMKDLGRNELFTDSECKELSELTGGPANETLKAFLGSHEWVKSEKLVRALQAPLMRLCAWYLYGEKHRGYALNPVANFHLQNGAVMWRINWMADTSLRGLSGSCGLMVNYRYYLDETGPNSTAYLGSKSIKASEQVLNLVAQFQKNSKL; from the exons ATGCGGGGCTTCGGGCCAGGCCAGACGGTGAGGTGTCTGCTCTCGCTGCGTGTCTCCCCGCGGCCGCCGCGGCCGCCCGGACCCCGGCTGTCGAGCGGGCCGGCGGCGGCGTCTGGTGCCCTGGAGCGGGCCATGGACGAGCTGCTGCGCCGCGCCGTGCCGCCAATGCCGGTCTACGAGCTGCGCGAGAAGACGCCGGCGCCCGCCGAGGGTCAGTGCGCGGACTTCGTGAGCTTCTACGGCGGCCTAGCCGAGGTGGCCGAGCGGGCCGAGCTGCTGGGCCGCCTGGCGCGGGGCTTTGGCGTGGACCATGGCCAGGTGGCCGAGCAGAGCGCCAGCGTGCTCCAGCTGCGCCAGCAACAGCGGGAGGCGGCCGTGCTGCTGCAGGCTGAGGACCGGCTGCGCTATGCGCTCGTGCCGCGCTACCGCGGCCTCTTCCACCACATCAGCAAGCTGGACGGCGGCGTGCGCTTCCTGGTGCGGCTTCGGGCCGACCTGCTCGAGGCGCAGGCACTCAGGCTGGTGGAGGGGCCGGACGTCCGG GAAATGAACGGGGTGCTGAAAGGTATGCTCTCAGAGTGGTTTTCTTCAGGGTTCCTGAACCTAGAACGCGTCACCTGGCATTCCTCATGTGAAGTGCTGCAGAAAGTCAGTGA GTCTGAGGCCGTGCATCCCGTGAAAAGCTGGATGGACATGAAGCGCCGCGTCGGGCCTTACCGAAGATGTTACTTCTTTTCTCACTGTTCAACCCCTGGGGAACCCCTGATCGTTTTGCACGTGGCGCTGACCAGCGACATCACCAGCAACATCCAG GCAATAGTGAAGGAGTGCCCTCCGTCGGAGACAGAGGAGAAGAACAGAATCGCTGCCGCCATCTTTTACTCCATCAGTTTGGCCCAGCAAGGACTGCAAGGGGTGGAGCTGGGAACGTTCCTCGTAAAGCGAGTCATCAAGGAGCTGCAG AAAGATTTTCCTCACCTGGGGACGTTTTCGAGTCTGTCGCCTATACCTGGATTCACCAAATGGCTTCTGGGGCTTCTGAACTCACAAATGAAAGATCTTGGGAGGAACGAGCTCTTCACGGATTCGGAATGTAAAGAACTCTCTGAGCTCACCGGTGGCCCCGCGAACGAGACGCTCAAGGCCTTTCTCGGCAGCCACGAGTGGGTGAAGTCTGAGAAGCTGGTGCGGGCGCTGCAGGCCCCGCTGATGCGGCTCTGCGCCTGGTACCTGTACGGGGAGAAGCACCGGGGCTACGCCCTGAACCCCGTGGCCAACTTCCACCTGCAGAACGGGGCGGTGATGTGGCGCATCAACTGGATGGCGGACACCAGCCTGAGAGGCCTGAGCGGCTCCTGCGGCCTGATGGTCAACTACCGCTACTACCTGGACGAGACGGGCCCCAACAGCACCGCCTACCTCGGCTCCAAGAGCATCAAAGCTTCCGAGCAGGTCCTCAACCTGGTGGCCCAGTTCCAGAAGAACAGCAAGCTGTAG